The following are encoded in a window of Panicum virgatum strain AP13 chromosome 5N, P.virgatum_v5, whole genome shotgun sequence genomic DNA:
- the LOC120674871 gene encoding uncharacterized protein LOC120674871 yields the protein MSTPETRTNETNVTAVENLLKRNSDDVGWEYGVLIDAQNKDEVKCKFCGHQSTGGVYRLKQHVANVGKNVKKCRESTQEAKEKCKKSLDESKRKREEKTVRELELREEVNVSRVGEDDDEVTCVGSSEPHKLGPIDKWTRAIDPKATKTESLKQQKLNKELWKERTREVQKYIARWVYTHAIPFNACDNDEFRSTNSSQCARFSRNISYNC from the exons ATGTCGACACCTGAGACTAGAACCAATGAGACCAATGTGACTGCTGTAGAGAATCTCTTGAAGAGGAATTCAGATGATGTGGGATGGGAGTATGGGGTTCTAATTGATGCTCAGAATAAGGACGAAGTGAAGTGCAAGTTTTGCGGTCACCAAAGCACTGGAGGGGTTTATCGATTGAAGCAACATGTGGCCAATGTTGGAAAAAATGTGAAGAAATGCAGGGAGAGCACTCAGGAAGCTAAAGAAAAGTGCAAGAAATCACTAGATGAGTCAAAAAGGAAGAGGGAGGAAAAGACTGTCCGTGAGCTAGAGCTTAGAGAAGAGGTCAATGTTTCTCGGGTtggagaggatgatgatgaagtAACTTGTGTTGGAAGCTCCGAGCCTCACAAATTAGGACCCATTGATAAGTGGACTCGTGCTATTGATCCTAAAGCAACAAAAACTGAATCTTTGAAGCAACAAAAGTTGAACAAGGAGCTTTGGAAGGAAAGAACACGTGAGGTGCAGAAATATATTGCAAGATGGGTCTATACACATG CCATACCATTTAATGCTTGTGACAATGATGAATTCAGATCCACAAATTCATCTCAATGCGCACGGTTCTCCCGAAATATTTCATACAATTGCTGA